The genome window TAATGAAGGAGCGATCACTGCACAAAGCTTACTAGAGATGATTTCGTTAAATCGACAAATAAATTAAAAATAACCTCCATTCTTGGATAAAACCTTGAATGGAGGTTATTTGCTAACGTTTATTTTTCTGAATCAAACGCTTGATTTCATCTAACTCAGCCTTTAGTTGGCGATTTTCATGTTGGATTTTGACTAACTGGGCGGAAATCTTCCGTTCGTCTTTTTTGGCAAAGAACTCAGTAATTGTACTGGTAAGCATCCCAATAAAACCAATCCCCAAGAGCATCAGGACAATCGCAGCTGCCCGGCCAATTCCGGTCTTAGGAATCACATCCCCGTAACCAATCGTAGTAGCAGTTGTAATTGCCCACCACAGGGCTGTTTCATAAGAGACTTTCTCCGAGATACAAAACATTGCTGCGGCTACCATTATGACAGCAATCGTAATGTACAAGTAGTAGAGCAACTCATTTCGCTCAAAGAAGACGCCCAGACGACCGGTAAATCCGACTAAACGCATAATTCGCATGAGTTTAAGCATCTGAAAGGTTCTACCAATTTGCCCAATTCGGAAGAGAAAGAAAAGGCTGCTGGCAGGAATGATTGATAGAAGGTCAAAGATGTTATCTTTCACAAATTCGCGTTTATTTGGTGAAATAATCAGGCGGATAACGTAATCAGTAAAGAAGACCAACCAAATCCCATTGTCAATCATATTGTAAGGGTAGGTGTCAATATTGATTCGCTTGGCATAATATGCGATCAGCATTCCAATCGAAATAACGGCTAAGATAGCCATAATAATTTGGTAGACAATGTAGGTAAACTTCTTATGCACGATTTTTCTCCTGCCCATAGATTTAATTTTATCTTAAGCGTCTCTTGAAAGGGATGCAAGGATTATTCTGCTTTACTTGCGCTTCCGTTCCCATCCGATCGTAATGATTCCGGCAAAAATGGTCCAGCCTAGGCCAATCAAACTGAGTAATACGCCTAATTTGATTCCCGGCAACTCGTAGCTAAAGGTAACATGGTGAGTTCCAGCAGGTAAGTATACTCCTAAGAAAGCCTGGTTTGTTCGTAAAGTGGTTGCCTTTTTACCATTAACTTTCACTGACCAGCCAGTAGAATAAGGAATCGAAGAAGTGAGGACGCCAGGACGAGTCGTTTTAATCATTCCTTGAACTTGGTTACGTTTGAATTTAACGTTCTCTAGGCGATGGCGCTGCAATGTTTTAACTTCACGATAATAGTTATTATCTAGTTTTTCTGCTACTACCCGGTACTTGAGCTCATAAGTTCCGAGTTTTGAAGGCTGGAAGGTGAGTGAAGTCGGCAGTTTACCATCATAATAACCAATATTAAGCGTCGAATTAGTAACATGCTTGAACAAGGAAAGGGTACTTTGCCGCGCCTGCTCAATCGTAGCGGTTCCAAACTTACTGCCGATATTAAGCTTAAAGCTAATATCAGGTGAACCGTTTAAAACGTGGTAACGCCAATAGCGATAGTGGGTATAGCGCTGATTAATAACATTTCCGGGATTAAGGACCGTTTCCTTGAGATGTGCTTGTTCGTAGGCAATCTGTTCTTTCATGGAGAAAGGAATGTACTTAATCTTGGAAAATTCAATATGCAACTCGCTGCCCTTTAATTTTTGCTGCATTTTTTTACTTTGCAGCTCTGGTAATTGTAATTGATAAGTTTCTTCACTATCGGTATAGGTCAGTTTAGCCGGGTTAACCTTATTCAAGCGGTTAGAAACTAACTCGCTTTTAAGGGGATAGACATGCGTCTTGAGCTTAGCGGCTTTCATTCCTCGGAGCTTTTCTTGCTTATCAACCAGAACACCGGTAGCTAAAACGCGTTCTTTTTCAGTTGGTGAGAGTGATTGATAATCTTTTTTCTTAATGTAGTTATCTTGCCAGTAAAGTAATGGGAAGGCATAGTTTGTTTTATACCGCATCGTTTGCGTGGGCACAAACTCATCCTTGCTTTGGGGATTGCTTGGTTGCCCTTCATCGTAATTGATGACTGGATCAGTTGCTTTATCTAAAAAGTAACCAGCGGGAATCTTTGTCGCGTTATCACCATTGCTTTGAACAAAGAGATATTTGACGCCAAAGAAATTATTCATAATTGTCCGATCATCGGCTTGCCGAATGGGGATGTTAGCCTGATACTGGTTATTTTGCAGGCTTGTATTAAACTGTCCCAAATATTTATTTTGCAGTGAATAGTAAGAATCAATGTTATGCAATCCAGAAGTAAGGTCATTATCAAGGTTAGGGCCGTCAATAATCTTATTTTGGCTAATTGTTGAAACGCGGTAAAAAGAATTGTTCTTCAAATCCTGATCAAGGTTACCGTAACGGTTACTGGTAATTGCCTGATACTCTCCCCGGCTCAACATACTACTAGAGAAATCACCATTATAAGGGAAAGCCGCGTAAATTGCGTTCACCCCGGCGTTAAGCATTGTAATCGCTAGTAACCACTGGTAAGGATGAGCAAGTTTGTTTAAGTGAATCAACCAGATGACCATTAGGGAGCCGATTAAGAAAATAACCGGCATAAAAATATCATTTTCATTGTCAAAGAAGAAGGT of Limosilactobacillus reuteri subsp. reuteri contains these proteins:
- a CDS encoding potassium channel family protein, which translates into the protein MHKKFTYIVYQIIMAILAVISIGMLIAYYAKRINIDTYPYNMIDNGIWLVFFTDYVIRLIISPNKREFVKDNIFDLLSIIPASSLFFLFRIGQIGRTFQMLKLMRIMRLVGFTGRLGVFFERNELLYYLYITIAVIMVAAAMFCISEKVSYETALWWAITTATTIGYGDVIPKTGIGRAAAIVLMLLGIGFIGMLTSTITEFFAKKDERKISAQLVKIQHENRQLKAELDEIKRLIQKNKR
- a CDS encoding YfhO family protein yields the protein MDFSFKKRPVKRLYGEYTILFIFLALCIFGTYLVTGHTFILSKDALNQHLPLLAKYREALVSFFHHLRLNFWSWQMGLGSDTFQVYSYYTIGDIFSYLALLFPAAKITLAYQVINIIRMYCVGLAFVYFAQHFKFRNSVILMGATTYLVNSFLLYACIAQPFFTTPFIIFPLIVVQIERILQEGSPWPLAGAFTWMLVSNYYLAYVLGIGSFLYLVLRVGTHYRRTLNYGKALLKLAFATITSVLLSAVLLVPEIIAVTNSTRTGSLFANGLKTYPLYYYLFLPKSLINGGQWYFMFWSALGIVSIGFIALVYIYSRPRKYPLLTISLGLALIMLLIPAVGAFFNGMMSASNRWTLLIYLPLAMTVCILAENIPMLDQKTMAVLSWATGIYLIVLIATFFFDNENDIFMPVIFLIGSLMVIWLIHLNKLAHPYQWLLAITMLNAGVNAIYAAFPYNGDFSSSMLSRGEYQAITSNRYGNLDQDLKNNSFYRVSTISQNKIIDGPNLDNDLTSGLHNIDSYYSLQNKYLGQFNTSLQNNQYQANIPIRQADDRTIMNNFFGVKYLFVQSNGDNATKIPAGYFLDKATDPVINYDEGQPSNPQSKDEFVPTQTMRYKTNYAFPLLYWQDNYIKKKDYQSLSPTEKERVLATGVLVDKQEKLRGMKAAKLKTHVYPLKSELVSNRLNKVNPAKLTYTDSEETYQLQLPELQSKKMQQKLKGSELHIEFSKIKYIPFSMKEQIAYEQAHLKETVLNPGNVINQRYTHYRYWRYHVLNGSPDISFKLNIGSKFGTATIEQARQSTLSLFKHVTNSTLNIGYYDGKLPTSLTFQPSKLGTYELKYRVVAEKLDNNYYREVKTLQRHRLENVKFKRNQVQGMIKTTRPGVLTSSIPYSTGWSVKVNGKKATTLRTNQAFLGVYLPAGTHHVTFSYELPGIKLGVLLSLIGLGWTIFAGIITIGWERKRK